In the Granulosicoccus antarcticus IMCC3135 genome, CTGGAACAGCAAACGGGTCGATCACTCTTCCATCGTCAACCCAGCGGCTACGAGCTAACCGCCGATGGAGCCTCGCTACGTGAACGCGTTTTGCAGCTGGACGCGGTGCGCGCAGAACTTGCCGACTGGCTTGCAGAACCTACCCGCCGGCCCATGGTTAGACTCTCTGCCGGTACATGGACCTGCAACTTGCTTGTAGAGCATATCTCGCAGCTGCACCAGAAAGATGACGCTTTCGGACTGGTATTCGTATCCACAGAAGAACGGCTCAGCATTGCGCACCGCGAGGTTGATATCGGTCTGCGTAACACCCGACCTGACGATCCGCATCTGGTCACGCGACGCATTGGCGAGGTGTGCTACGCAAGCTACGCCGCGACGGACAGGGAATTGGCTGATGGTGAAGAGCAACGCTGGCCGTGGCTTCTAGTCGCACCCGATTGCGCCCATACACGCAGTGCTCATTGGATGGTAGAGCATCGACTCTCCCAGGCAGTGCTACAGGTTACCGCCTCGCGCACCCTGCTCGATCTGACGGTCGCCGGCGCTGGCGTGACTGTTCTACCGTGTTTCGTTGGTGATCGATTACCAAGCCTGCGCCGTGTCGGCCCTCTCATCGATGAGCTGACTGAATCGCAGTGGCTCGTGATGCACAGCGAAACCCGGCATCGCCCTGCAGTGCGTACCGTGATCGAAAGAATAGGCATAATGATCAGTAATTACGCGGATCTATACAGTGGCAAATGCCAGCGTGAGCCAATCTGAAGCCGTTACACGATAGCGGCGGATATCCATAAGCAGACAACGGAAGGTATTGATTTTGATCGAGGGCAGCTGCTTGTGCGGCCAGGTGAGTTACGAAATATCCGGAGAGCTTGGTGAGATAGTGCATTGTCATTGCGTGACTTGTCGCAAGGCACATGGCGCTGCTTTTTCCAGTGTTGCAGCCGTGCAAGATGCAGATTTCAGGCTTAACGGCGAAAGTGCTCTCAGTTGCTTCGAATCATCGAAAGGCAAACATCGTTATTTTTGCTCTGGCTGCGGTACTCAGATCTATGCAAAACGCGAGAATACAAAGCATATTATTCTTCGACTGGGATCACTTGATTCAAATACAGTGACGCAGGAAAGGAGTCATATCTGGGTCTCTGAGAAAGCCGATTGGTATTCGATACACAACGAGCTACCAGAATACCCCGAGGCTGAGTAATACGCCTCAGGGCACAACCCAGAGAGAATGCCGCTTCGTCTTAACCGGGAATATTCTCCTTGGGCAATATGGCAATACCCCAGGGGTAACGACCAACCTTGATTGTCTTCACCGCTTTGCGACTGGCAACATCGACCATCGTTACGTCACCCGACACACCATTGGTTGTGTAAAGCATGTCCTGCTCGGGGGTTAATGCCATGTGCCAGACACGTCGACCTACCAGTATGTAATCCACCACTTCAAGTGTCTTGCGATCCACCACCGCCACATGATTTGAAGGCCCTAATGCGATGAACGCCGTCTTTCCATCGTCGGTCAGCTCCATCCCCACCGGTTGAATCTGGTCTCGTGAGACTCCGGGAATCGAAAAGCTGATTTTCTTTTTGATCTCCTTTGTTTCTGTATCAATGACAGCGACGGTGCCTCCGATCTCCGACGACACCCACAGCTCCTTGTCATCGGATGAGAACTCTGCATCTCTTGGCCGTTGATCCACCAGGGTGTTGGCCACGATAGTCTGTGTTTCCGTGTCGATCCAGTGAGTCATATTGGATGTTTCGGAGGTAACGATGGCATATTTGCCATCATGACTCACGGCCATGCCTTCAGGCTCCACACCCACATCGATTTGTGAAACCACCGTACGAGTTTCAATATCCACTACGGTGGCGATTGCATCATCCTCATTAGCGATATACAGATGCCGGTTATCCGGATGCAAGGCGAACTGTTCCGGGTCTTCGCCACTGGGCAGTTCAAAGAGAATCGAATCATCGCTAACATCAATCACCTGTACCGTGTCCGAATCGGAGGCACAGACGAACAACTTGGTGTAGTCGTGACTCAGGATAACGCCACGAGGCCGTTCACCCACATCCAGAGTCTTGATTACTTCATTGGTTTCTGTGTCGATGACTGACACAGTATTGTCTTTTTCATTACTGATATAGGCCCAATGGGCGTTTGCAGTACCAGACATGATGCCTATTGTCAGCCCCAGGGTACCCAGTATCGGGGCTTTGAATTCACGCAAGCTGACGACTCTTTCGTACCATTGCCTGTTCACGGTGTTTTGTCCTCTTAGTGTCAATTTATTAATTAGAGAAAGTCTTTGCATTGGGTTTCTGGTGCATCAAGACCTAAGGTATCCAGTTCGGTTATCGGATGCAGAAAGCCTTCAATGGGTGCGGTAGCGACCATCGCTTGAGGATGTACAAGCTGTACACTCTGGCGCATCTGTCCATTCCAGTTACGAAAGCTGAGCGGTGAACCCTTGAAGCCACCCAGTTCGAATTCGCTGGATAGCAGGTAGCTTCGAATAGCCGAAGGATCCACCGAACCGGTACGGGTAACCGCTTCACCGACACTACGAATGGCAGCCCAGTTACTGTAGTCGCGGGATGTCATGTCGCGCGCAGCCAGCTTCCTGAACCTGGATTGCAACTGCGCAGCCCCCCATTGCTCGATCACTGGCGACCAGGCCACAGGGGTCAGCCCTGCACTACCGGTAACAGGCCGTGGCAGCCAGGTATTATAAAGTATGTATTGTGAAAACTGCTGATCTTCATCAGCAACAATGATGGCATCGTATTGCTTGGCTTGTGTAAAGACAGGCACCTCACTTGAGGCAGTACGGCGCATGTCTGCATCTTCAATCCATTTTTTGCTTTCAACTACTTTCACGCCAAATTTGGTCATTGAGCGTCGTAGCGCATCGGCAAAGGCTTTGTCTTTGTGATTATTGCCTTCAATCAGGAACACCTTGTTCCAGCGTCGTTTGTAGAAAAACTGGATCAAGCCATCGCTGAGCATGGCACGTGAGGGTATGGAGTGCAGCACATTAACCTGGCATTGCTCATTGCGCAGCTCATCATTCATGCTCTGCGCGTTGAAGATCAGATCGTCTGCCGCCTCCGGCAATGCCGCTATGGCTGTCAAATCATTCGCAGGAAGGTTCGCGACAACCAGGTGAGCACCACTAGCCAGTTTGGCTCTGATTTTTTCATTGCGTTCGTCCACAGGCTCATCAGGCTCGAAACTCATGCGCTCCAGCGTGTAGTTCTGACCCAGAAAACGCCCCGTCGTATTGTTATCCTCTATGCCGAGTGCCGCACCCTGCTCGCCCTCATCTTCGGGCCAACTGACCAGATTGGACAATACCGGAGGGTGCTCAATGCGTTGCTCCAGGTACAGGATGTTCACATCCAGCGTGGTTGATTGCGCATTTGCCTGGAGACCAATCGAAGCCAGTCCCATCGCGGCCAGCGTTCTAAAAACAGGTCGGCGGACTGTGCAGACAAAGAGCGATTTCAGGTAGTTCATAGCCAGATAATATAAGTGTTCTTCGTCAGACTTTTTCATGAAGTCAGATAGTGGCTTAAGGTGCACTATTCGGCTATGGGCAATGGGTACCAAGCAGAGATGGGAGAAGGCACAAAGCCTCCTCCACACCGGACTTGTCAGCCGCCTGCCACGCCCTGTGTATTCACATACAGCGAGTAGACGGAGGTGCTGGCCGCCATGAACAGCCGATTACGATGCAAGCCACCAAAGCACAGGTTCGCACAGCGTTCTGGCAGTTGAATTCTCCTCTCCCTGAAGAGAAGAGGATTCTTTTCCTCTTCGCTCATTCGTAGGCTCCTTCTGCAAGGCTCTGAATTCCCAGAGCGGCAATGTTGCGGGCCGCGTTTATATCGCGATCGTGCGAGCTTCCACACTCGACACAGCTCCATTGCCCCTGCGCGGGCCGCTTATTACGAGATCTTTCAGACCTTTCGGTCCGCTGAGTGCACCGCACACAGAACAGGCTCGTGTGGAATATGCCTCGTTCACTTCTTGGTAGATAACCCCTGCGCTAGCGCATTTATATTCCAGGGCTCTCTTGAGGCTAGACCAACCAGCATCCAGTGCTGACTTGGCCATCGTAGTCTTTACCATCGCTTTGGATGAGACGTTTCCGACAAACACCGCCGCACTCTTTTCTACAATCCTTGTAGAAAACTGATGGATTCCATCGCTGCGGCGGTTTCTTATTCTGGCGTGTATCTTCTTTGTCTGACGCTTCTTTCTTGCCCGCTGGGCCGTGGCCAACGCTTTCTCATCCGCTCGATACCAGCGCCCATGCAATACATCTGCCTCACTGGTGGTCGCAGCATCCTTGCACCCCAAGTCAATACCCATGGCGATCTTGCCCGTTGACTTCCTGATCGGTACCTCAACAGCGACGTTGAAATACCACCGACCCCGACTATCCTCACTGAATGATCCAGAGCGAAGCGTGTAGCCTGCCAGTCCGTAGCTATCCCAGACACCGTAAGCTGTACCATTGAAATGTACCTGACCGTTACGCCAGCGGGCGTGACCGGTATTGAAAGGCACCCAACCCAACGAGCGCCGTACTCCCCCGGACCTGCGCCACGCCAGTTTGCGCTTTCTGAACTGGATTCTTGCCTGAACGTAGGAGCCTGCTACTTTCTGCACCGTATGGCTATGCAAACCCAGCTCTTTACTGGCGCCAGTGGTGTATGAGTGAAGATCGAAAACCGAAAGAAAACGGCCCAGTTCGCGAATACTGCGCTCTGACAGCTCGTTGATGTAATTCCAGACGTAATTAACGGCTCGTGCCTGACGGGAAAGCTCAGCGGCATGTTTGTCCTTGACACGCAGTCTCAGCGTGCGCAGTTGTTTCTGATTGGAAGATGCCTGATTCATGCTTCTATCTTAACCGCGTTACACAGGCTAATTCCGTTTATTGCACCAGGAAGCTATAAATATATACAGTATTATCGTTTTCAGCTCTCACATTCGCTAGGACCCCGCCCTAAGCGCAGGCCCGGCTAAACGACGGGGTTTGCCGCTCAGTCTGATCAATCCTGCCAATCAGGACACCTGCCGGATTGAATATATGAACCCCGTCCAGACCGGCTTTACCCATCCCCCAACCGCACCACAGATTGCCATCCATATCGACACGAAAGCCGTCGGGGGTGCCCTCCTTGCCAGCATCAATCAAAACTCGCTGATTGGCCAGTGTCTGTGCATCGACAACGTCAAATTCAAGTATCTGTCGAGGCTCGCCTCGCGACTGCACCACATAGAGTCGAGACTCGTCGGGCGAGAAAGCCAGGCCATTGGGCTGCTTGATGCTATCAGCGACCATGGTCAGTTTGCCCTCTGGAGATAGGCGATAGACATTGGGTGACACCGCCGGCTCGGCTTTCTCGCCCTCGTAGAATCCCAGAATGCCGAAAACCGGATCGGTGAACCAGATTGAACCATCCGAGTGACAGACGACGTCGTTTGGCGAGTTCAGGGCTACGCCCTCGAAAGAATCAGCAAGTACCGTACGATGCCCATCAAGCTCGGTACGGATAACGCGACGTGTCAGGTGTTCACAGCTAATGAGCCGACCATTGCGATCGCGTGTATTACCGTTGGAATTATTACTGGGTGCCCGAAAAACACGTGCTGACTCACTCTGTTCATCCCAGCAATACTGGACATTGCCCGGAACATCGCTCCACACCAGCGTGCCACTCTCACCGATCCAGACCGGCCCTTCACACCAGCGATACCCGGTCGCCAATCGTTCGATTTTAGCCAACGGCAATCGATACTGATCAAATTCCGGTGTGACCGATACGATGGCAGGATCAGGGTAGCGCTGACTGGGGGTCCAGAGGGTGCTCATGCTTTTTTGCAGTGCCTGTGTTGGAATAAGAAGCATGATGCCTCAGCCCCATCGGTAGATTCTTCTACCAGCTGTTATCGGCGTGCTGCATTATCTGCTCACGCCAACGACTTGCGTAATCAATTAACAGCCTGCGCCTGTCAACAGTGGATTCGACCAGAATATTGCTGCTTTCACCCACCGGTCTGGCAATGAGCATCGCAGCACCCGCACTAGTGCCTGTCATGGACGTGCTAAGCGTCACAGCCCTGCCAGAAGCTGCAGCCAGCATTTGCGCAAACACACTATTATGGGCCATGGGGCCCTCTACGTGAGTCATGCCCTGAGCACCGATCAAGTTCAGACACTGCTCACTCATCAACGCCAGATACAAGCCGACCGCACAAACGCGCTCAGCATCACTCAGCAAGGCATGATGACCCAACCAGCACCCCCTGTGTTGCGGATAAGGCCCGGTCCCTTCGACGTGAGATGGCATGACAAACACGCCTTTTTGCATGAGCTGAACAATGAGCCCGTCTACATCCTTGTCATTCAGCGACTTGGTGTTGCATGACTTCAACAACTCATCATGTTCACGCCCTCCCATAAATCGAGCGGAAGGCACAGCAGCGCCCTTTGCATTGACGTTCAATAGTGAATCACGATGCTCATTCAGCACAACCTCATGTCCACCTATCGCCATGGCGATGACCCAAGTGCCCGTGGACAGCACTGAAAACGGATTTTCCCCCTCACCAAGATACGGCACCAGTGACGCATTGGAATCGTGAATACCCACATGGACAGGCAGGTGCATTGGCAAACCCGTACGTTTTGATATAGCGTCATGAAGCGGCGCGGCGAAATGCCCTGAATTGGCAACAGGCGGCATACGAGCCTGCCAGTCGGTGCGTGCCAACAAGGATGAAACAACGCGCTTGGTCGGTCTGTAGAGATCCGTATGACAGCCCAGGGAAGTTGCATCGTTAAGCCTGGCACCGCTTAACCAGTGAACCCAATACTGTGGCCAGGTGAGTATGGTACTCACCGTATCGAATGCCTCAGGGAACCTTTGTTGCTGCCAATACAGCTGGGCGCCCAGATTCAGCCCACCGGGCAAGGCCGGTGAACCGGTTTCAGCAAACGCGGGACGTATCCGTTCATATTCATCACGCAACTGGTCCACGCCGCTAAATTCATAGTCCATGACCGGCAGAGCCAGCTCACCCTTCGAATCTATCAATGCACCCGTTGCACCATGGGTCGCTACCATCAACGCATCCACATCCCCACTGCTGGCCAGCTTGGCCAGGCTGTCAACCAGAAAAGCTTCGATATGCGCATGGTCAATATGCGGATAGGGTCCGCTATCAACGACTCTGGCAGGTGTGGTGAACACATGCAATTCCCGACTGCTATCGGTATCAACCAGAGCCACTTTGGAGTTGCTCTTACCCAGATCTATAACCGCTACCCTGGCCATGATCTAGTGAGCCCCGGCGCGCCGCAGACGATTGCTCGTTCGGCGCAGGATAATGGGCAGTGCAATAACACCGATGAGCAGCAAACCGACAAAAATCGACATGACGATGCCCGGCACATTGAGCAATCCCAGGCCGAAGGTAACCATTCCCATAACCAACGCTGCAATGAAAACGCCCAGTATGCTGCCGGAGCCACCCAGGATACTGACACCCCCCAACACAACCATGGTGACAATCTCAAGCTCCCAACCCACGGCAATGGAAGGCCGTGTAGAGCCCAGTCGCGAGGTCAGACAGACCGCTGCAATACCTGCCATCAACCCGGTCAGCAAGAACAGAATGAACTTCACGCGCGGGACACGAATTCCTGAAAACAGAGCGGCCGTCGGATTGTTTCCGATAGCCACTGTTGCGCGGCCAAAGGAGGTTCGATGCAACAACACATAAAATACAATAGCTGCGAGCAGAAACAACACCATCTCGAAGGTGATAACCCACCAGACATAACCTTGACCAAAAAAGGTGAAAGACTCCGG is a window encoding:
- a CDS encoding LysR family transcriptional regulator, with translation MNEPSLDDLRLFLVVASEGSLSAAAKRLSASTATLSRRINQLEQQTGRSLFHRQPSGYELTADGASLRERVLQLDAVRAELADWLAEPTRRPMVRLSAGTWTCNLLVEHISQLHQKDDAFGLVFVSTEERLSIAHREVDIGLRNTRPDDPHLVTRRIGEVCYASYAATDRELADGEEQRWPWLLVAPDCAHTRSAHWMVEHRLSQAVLQVTASRTLLDLTVAGAGVTVLPCFVGDRLPSLRRVGPLIDELTESQWLVMHSETRHRPAVRTVIERIGIMISNYADLYSGKCQREPI
- a CDS encoding YVTN family beta-propeller repeat protein, whose translation is MNRQWYERVVSLREFKAPILGTLGLTIGIMSGTANAHWAYISNEKDNTVSVIDTETNEVIKTLDVGERPRGVILSHDYTKLFVCASDSDTVQVIDVSDDSILFELPSGEDPEQFALHPDNRHLYIANEDDAIATVVDIETRTVVSQIDVGVEPEGMAVSHDGKYAIVTSETSNMTHWIDTETQTIVANTLVDQRPRDAEFSSDDKELWVSSEIGGTVAVIDTETKEIKKKISFSIPGVSRDQIQPVGMELTDDGKTAFIALGPSNHVAVVDRKTLEVVDYILVGRRVWHMALTPEQDMLYTTNGVSGDVTMVDVASRKAVKTIKVGRYPWGIAILPKENIPG
- a CDS encoding ABC transporter substrate-binding protein, coding for MKKSDEEHLYYLAMNYLKSLFVCTVRRPVFRTLAAMGLASIGLQANAQSTTLDVNILYLEQRIEHPPVLSNLVSWPEDEGEQGAALGIEDNNTTGRFLGQNYTLERMSFEPDEPVDERNEKIRAKLASGAHLVVANLPANDLTAIAALPEAADDLIFNAQSMNDELRNEQCQVNVLHSIPSRAMLSDGLIQFFYKRRWNKVFLIEGNNHKDKAFADALRRSMTKFGVKVVESKKWIEDADMRRTASSEVPVFTQAKQYDAIIVADEDQQFSQYILYNTWLPRPVTGSAGLTPVAWSPVIEQWGAAQLQSRFRKLAARDMTSRDYSNWAAIRSVGEAVTRTGSVDPSAIRSYLLSSEFELGGFKGSPLSFRNWNGQMRQSVQLVHPQAMVATAPIEGFLHPITELDTLGLDAPETQCKDFL
- a CDS encoding zinc ribbon domain-containing protein, with translation MRCTQRTERSERSRNKRPAQGQWSCVECGSSHDRDINAARNIAALGIQSLAEGAYE
- a CDS encoding SMP-30/gluconolactonase/LRE family protein, which translates into the protein MSTLWTPSQRYPDPAIVSVTPEFDQYRLPLAKIERLATGYRWCEGPVWIGESGTLVWSDVPGNVQYCWDEQSESARVFRAPSNNSNGNTRDRNGRLISCEHLTRRVIRTELDGHRTVLADSFEGVALNSPNDVVCHSDGSIWFTDPVFGILGFYEGEKAEPAVSPNVYRLSPEGKLTMVADSIKQPNGLAFSPDESRLYVVQSRGEPRQILEFDVVDAQTLANQRVLIDAGKEGTPDGFRVDMDGNLWCGWGMGKAGLDGVHIFNPAGVLIGRIDQTERQTPSFSRACA
- a CDS encoding FGGY-family carbohydrate kinase; protein product: MARVAVIDLGKSNSKVALVDTDSSRELHVFTTPARVVDSGPYPHIDHAHIEAFLVDSLAKLASSGDVDALMVATHGATGALIDSKGELALPVMDYEFSGVDQLRDEYERIRPAFAETGSPALPGGLNLGAQLYWQQQRFPEAFDTVSTILTWPQYWVHWLSGARLNDATSLGCHTDLYRPTKRVVSSLLARTDWQARMPPVANSGHFAAPLHDAISKRTGLPMHLPVHVGIHDSNASLVPYLGEGENPFSVLSTGTWVIAMAIGGHEVVLNEHRDSLLNVNAKGAAVPSARFMGGREHDELLKSCNTKSLNDKDVDGLIVQLMQKGVFVMPSHVEGTGPYPQHRGCWLGHHALLSDAERVCAVGLYLALMSEQCLNLIGAQGMTHVEGPMAHNSVFAQMLAAASGRAVTLSTSMTGTSAGAAMLIARPVGESSNILVESTVDRRRLLIDYASRWREQIMQHADNSW
- a CDS encoding ABC transporter permease yields the protein MKEATVKSQYSMPDRGSSALRRIFSSWETLLLAVGILIFFLNTQASPYFLDPWNLSDATFNFTEKAMIAFAMAMLIIAGEIDLSVASIIALSSTAMGFAVQMGADTPTLVAVGIGVGVLCGAFNGFLVAVLGLPSIVITIGTLSLFRGLAFIVLGDKSYSGYPESFTFFGQGYVWWVITFEMVLFLLAAIVFYVLLHRTSFGRATVAIGNNPTAALFSGIRVPRVKFILFLLTGLMAGIAAVCLTSRLGSTRPSIAVGWELEIVTMVVLGGVSILGGSGSILGVFIAALVMGMVTFGLGLLNVPGIVMSIFVGLLLIGVIALPIILRRTSNRLRRAGAH